A genomic region of Miscanthus floridulus cultivar M001 chromosome 3, ASM1932011v1, whole genome shotgun sequence contains the following coding sequences:
- the LOC136546104 gene encoding heavy metal-associated isoprenylated plant protein 23-like: protein MGGTLEYLSDLLGGGGGRRRYKKRKQFQTVELRVRMDCDGCEMKVRNALSSMKGVHSVEINRKQYKVTVQGYVEPHKVVKRVQATGKKAEIWPYVPYSLVAHPYAAPAYDKKAPPGYVRRVDAVMPVSSYGGPTAAGPQEERLVTMFSDDNPNACSIM from the exons ATGGGAGGCACGCTGGAGTACTTGTCGGATctgctgggcggcggcggcggccggcgccgGTACAAGAAGAGGAAGCAGTTCCAgacggtggagctcagggtgcgCATGGACTGCGACGGCTGCGAGATGAAAGTCAGGAACGCCCTCTCCAGCATGAAAG GGGTGCACTCCGTGGAGATCAACCGGAAGCAGTACAAGGTGACGGTGCAGGGGTACGTGGAGCCCCACAAGGTGGTGAAGCGGGTGCAGGCCACGGGGAAGAAGGCCGAGATCTGGCCCTACGTGCCCTACAGCCTCGTCGCGCACCCGTACGCCGCGCCGGCCTACGACAAGAAGGCGCCACCGGGGTACGTGCGCAGGGTCGACGCCGTCATGCCCGTCTCCAGCTACGGCGGACCCACGGCGGCAGGCCCGCAGGAGGAGCGGCTCGTCACCATGTTCAGCGACGACAACCCCAACGCATGCTCCATCATGTAA